In the Moorella sp. E308F genome, one interval contains:
- a CDS encoding integrase core domain-containing protein has product MFEAECERWNVLHERIPPKTPNMNAYIESYHRLLEDECLSMGEFGTYAEAYQAVVEFVSRYNNRRLHSSLHYLSPAKFYRRHIETGLQP; this is encoded by the coding sequence CTGTTTGAAGCGGAGTGTGAGCGATGGAATGTCCTACACGAGAGAATACCGCCCAAGACACCGAATATGAACGCATATATCGAATCGTACCATCGGCTTCTTGAGGATGAATGCTTGTCGATGGGCGAGTTTGGGACCTATGCGGAGGCATATCAGGCGGTCGTAGAATTCGTTAGCCGTTACAACAACCGCCGGTTGCACTCCAGTTTGCACTACTTGTCGCCGGCCAAGTTTTACCGTCGTCATATTGAGACAGGATTGCAGCCCTGA